The region AATGATAATCCACATAGACACTTTTTATAAAGCCTCATAGAGTAGAtttacagatgacaccacccttatggcagaaagtgaagagaaactcaaaagcctcttgatgaaagtgaaagtggggagtgaaaaatttggcttaaagctcaacattcaggaaatgaagatcatggcatccggtcccatcgcttcatgggaaatagatgcggaaacggtggaaacagtgtcagactttattttggggggctgcaaaatcactgcagatggtgattgcagccatgaaattaaaagacgcttactccttggaagaaaagttatgaccaacttagatagtatattcaaaagcagagccattactttgccaactaaggcccgtctagtcaaggctatggttttttcagtagtcatgtatggatgttagagttggactgtgaagaagggtgaacgccaaagaattgatgcttttgaactgtggtgttggagaagactcttgagagtcccttggactgcaaggagatccaaccagtccattctgaaggagatcagccctgggatttctttggagggaatgatgctaaagctgaaactccagtactttggccacctcatgtgaagagttgactcattggaaaagactctgatgctgggagggattgggggcaggaggagaaggggatgacagaggatgagatggctggatggcatcactgactcaatggacgtgagtctgagtgaactctgggagttggtgatgaacaggaaggcctggtgtgctgcaaaacatgcggttgcatagagtcggacacgactgagagactgaactgaaccaaaccacAATATACACATCAAGGCCAAACAACTTTCCATGTTATGAAATGGTCCCTGACATCTAACCAAAAAAACTGTTCTTTTTTCAACTTCATACTGTGGTCCTTTCATATAATGCTCTGAAGACCTGAAGCGTAACTGTGCACCAACCCcttaaaaataccattttgtagatttcctttatttaaaatggtatatttctGAGGAATTGATTAATCTTAAAAGCATTAAAGAAGCTTGCCGTTGAAATTTACCCAATAGTAAGTCATTTTTGTGTTGCTAATTTGCTTTACTTCCAGCAAAATGCACTTTTTCAGCAACTTCATGCTTTCtattattaaatttgtttttatagcTAACCTGTTACATAATTACATGTAGTTTAGTAATAGCATAAAGGCTACTAGAAAAGTTTCACTACTAGTCTATTTTCCAATTAGATGTTCACAGAGTCATGCTTTTTTCTAGTTATAACTCCAGTGTCAAAATTTAGCCTAGTTCATTAGCAGTTTGTTGCTCTCACAAGTATAGACAGAAAGACAAGGAGACAGAGATTATAAACACGGAATATTCCTCTTCTTTGAAGAAGACCTCACTATGGTAGCCTAACACCTGTCTCCTAAGAGGCAATTTGTTTGATGGACCAGTGACCTGTAATGATTCCACCAGCAAACCCTTGTGCCCTACATTGCAGTGGTCACACTAGCAACACAGAGTTGGAATATATGGTCCCTACTCTCAAAGACTGTATAATGTAGCCATTATGGGGGCAAGTTTCATGATACAATTTTGTAGTAAAAGGAACAACAGACATAGGATCACAAGACGTGTATTCAAATATTGATTTTCATCCTTTGACATCTGTGTGTCCACAGACAATTTCCTGAGTACAGCTGATCCTCAGTCTCTCCTTCTGAATAGAAATAATAATTCTTGCCCTCCCTGTTCCACTGGATGGTGATGAAATTAAATAATGCTTATGAACATGTTTTGTAATCACATAGGCACTATAGTTCTTTCAACACAGAAGAACCAGTATACACACGTCCTACATGTACAAGGACATGGatttggggagagggagagagggagggaagagagaggatttTACAGAGGTCATGAGCTTTGTGTAGCTTTGAAAACTGAGCAGTGTCTCGGGAAAAGTAGTGCAGGACCAAAGCTGAGAGGAATAGTATCTTGGAGTTGAAAGGCTGAAATGAAAAGGCAGTGTGTAAACCATAGTGACAAGACCTCTACCTTAAACCCTAGACACTTAGGAATTAGGAGGTATCTGCAGAGCCaagaggggcttctcaggtggcaccagtgttcccagtgttaatcactcagtcgtgtccaactttgagacccccatagactgtagcctctcAAGAtctttggtccatgggattctccatgcaagaatactggagtgggttgccattcccttctccaggggattcccaaggatagaacctgggtcgcctgcattacaggcagattcttcaccgtctgagtcagtagggaagccccaaagaatcctagtgccagtgcaggagttgtggatttgacccctgggtcaggaagatcccctagaggaggaagtggcaaccttctctgatattcttgcttaggaaattctatgcacagaggagcctgttgggctatagtccatggggtcaccaagagtcagacatggagcATACATGGAGCCTAGAGCTCTGCTTGACACCACTGAACTTGAATGGATTCAATAATTGTTCAAATTCTAAGTATGATACTTAGTTTAAAATGTTTCTACCAACAATTCTGAGATATTGTTATCACCACTGTATTAATATAAAGGTAAGGAAATTGGTCTTAGATATGTTAATTCTTTGCCCAAGATAAGTTAGTGTATGACAGAAGTAGGATATGAGTCTATACCATTTGACTCTAAAAGCCACCCACTTTAGCGAGAAAAGAACATTTCTCCTCTGTCTATTCCTAAAAGAAATGAGCATGAGTGTGGCTATAAATCAGCAGAAACCTGAAGTAGATTAACCAAAAGAATCTGCCCAGTCTACTAATAACAGAAATTAACCAACTAGGTTccttatagaatatttttttactttcttagaTACCATATATGACTTAATGAAGAAAGAGAATCACACTCTGGTGAGTGAGTTTACTTTCCAGGGTTTCTCCAGCTTCTGTGAGCACCAGTTCACCCTCTTTATCATGTTTTTTGCACTGTACATGTTAACCCTGGCAGGCAATATCATCACTGTGGCCATCATTAGCCTTGACCAtcacctccacacccccatgtatttcttcctcaGCGTACTGTCAGCTTCAGAGACTGTGTACACAGTCATCATTATACCCAAGATGCTCTGCAACCTCATAGGCCTGAGTCAGTCCATTTCATTGGCAGGTTGTGCCACTCAGATGTTCTTCTTCATCACTTTGGCCATCAACAACTGCTTCCTGCTCACAGCGATGGgctatgaccgctatgtggccatttGCCATCCCTTGAGGTACACAGTCATCATGAACAGGAGGGTGTGCATCCAGCTGGTGTGGGGGGCCTGCGGCATCGGGCTGATTGTGGCCATGACACAGGTGACGTCTGTATTCAGGTTACCTTTCTGTGCCACAAAGGTGGCCCACTTCTTCTGTGACATCCGGCCCGTGATGaagctctcctgcattgacacGACTGTCAATGAGATCCTGACTTTGATCATCAGTGTCCTGGTGATCCTGGTTCCCATGggattggttttcatttcctacATCCTCATCATATCCACCATCCTCAAGATTGCTTCAGCTGAGGGCCGGAAGAAGGCCTTTGCCACCTGCGCCTCCCACCTCACTGTGGTCATTGTGCACTATGGCTGTGCCTCCATTGCCTACCTCAAGCCCAAGTCAGAGAACAGCAAGGGTGAGGATCAGCTGATCTCAGTGACCTACACTGTCATCACCCCACTACTGAACCCTGTGGTGTACACCCTGAGGAACAAAGAGGCCAAGGAAGCTCTGCTCCGGGCCATTGGCAGGAAGCTTTCCTGATAAGATGGGCCTGTTACAAAGAGGATCTTGGAAGATTCTACAGGGAAGAGAAAGTAAAGCAGTGCCAACAGCACCTAGAAGGAAAATTCTGGAGCCTACCATGCATTGGTTGGGTAGAGGAGATAAAAGGATTATATATCCAGGCCCTGGAGAAAGGGGCTCCAAAGTACAAGCAAGCCTGCCTCTGACAAGACAGCATAGATGGTATGGAGCATCAATATAAGAGAAAGAACTTGATTTGGGGAAGTACACGGATTGTATGCATAGCCTAGGACAGACTGAGATCAAGATAGTAGAAAGGATTAATGAGGGGAGGCTGCTTCAAGGCAGTACTAAACTTTAAATACATTCTAGAACACTCTTTCAACGTGAAGCTCCCTTTTATCCATTTATAGTTACAAAGGCTTAATATCCAATTGAAGTCATTGTTTTGTGGACAATTCAAGTTCCTTGCATCTTAAACACCATAAATAAATAGCTGTCAGTGATAATAAGCATCTATATAATTTATCAACTCCTGAAATCTAGATCTTTTTCATGTATATGGCCAACCTGGAACTTAAGTTTTCAGGAATATGTAAGAGAAACATTTTTGGAAAATGGTTAAAATTCCTTGATAATTTAATTAAAGAGGTAGCACCAAGTAATCATATTGGCATTTATATTTCAAGAATGTACAAGGATTGTTAgtgataatatatgtaaatagttcactcagttaaaaaaaatagtattgcCTTTGGAGATGCTTGCAGAATGGATAAAAGTGGATAGTGAATGGGAGGACAAGAGAGAATCTACAGAAAGGATTAGTCAGGTGAGAGGACTGGAAAGAAGTGGATGGGTAAGGAAAGTATGGTATGATAACTCAGtgactcaaaaaaagaaaaagatttaaaccGTCAACCCTATAGTCCCAGACCCCCAGGATCTGAATTAATATGCCATCTTTCACTAGTCATCTCTACTTCCAGTCCCCCTCCACGAGCCTGTCATCCAGTTCCACACAGAACACCTAGTGACTTGTGACTTCTCGCTATTTCATATTCTCGTGTGTTTCTACAGCTTACTGTCACTTCATGAAAATCATTTACTGCCACCCTCACTGCCTTTTCAACCAAAGTGTACTCCTTTTAAAACACCAAACTGAAAGCATCTCCCTTTTATGATCTTTCTAATGAAGAAGTCACCCCTCACTCTCCTACCTCCAAACTCGCACATACATTATTATAGAATAAGCATTTCCTATgatgtctttaaaaatgaaagcttgAAATGAATGAGTGATGTCATAACCAGATGAAGTCTTCATTAGGTGGACTTCATTAGTCCTCATTAATGTTTCAGTTGTACCAAGTGGTGACATTTTCAGAGGCTGTGTTCTTCTTCATGTTATTAATAATCTCAAAAATTAGGACTATGTTCAAATATTGTAATTTCATAAATAGCCCATTGTGGTTCAATCTTACCCACATCtgagtatttttcaaaatttatgatggaatcttggagaaggcaatggcaacccactccagtactcttgcctggaaaatcccatggacagaagagcctggtgggctgcagtccatggggtcgcgaagagtcggacacggctgagcaacttcactttcacttttcactttcatgcactgaagaaggaaatggcaacccactccagtgttcttgcctggagaatcccagggaccggggagcctggtgggctgccgtctatggggtcacacagagtggtacacgactgaagtgacttagcagcagcagcatggtggaaTCCAAGAgaactccaaaataaaattaccCACTCTTTGTTAATGGCCTCTCTTACTCAGTAAATACTTTTCAGTTTTAGATTGTAGCTTCAAAAATGTTGCTCTGTCCCTTCAAGTTTACTACTACTAATCTCTACCTGCAAAGTTAGCCACTGAAAATAGCAGCAAGTAGTGCTTGGAGGCCAGCAGGGCAAAGTGTATTCACTTTAACATAAGCACTGTAAGAAAAAGACTGCATTCTGAGTCCTGGCTTTACTTTTTATTCACTTCATATATTTGAATGTTTATTTAGCTTCTCTAAGCCTAAGTTTTCTCTGAAAAACATGTAGataaaacaaataacattttGTAGATGTTTCATCTACAAAATATGTCAGTTTCTCCTGACAAACATATGAGACAGTAAGTGTGAAAATCCTTTGTAAATGACAAATCAGGgacaaatattctttatttttattggagtaagaAAAGCAATATAATCTCTGTAAACTTCTAATTATATCAGAGAGTTCAGTGTCATCCATCTGAGGAGGATACTgccacagagattttttttttctttaactttttattttgtattggagtatagtcgattaacaatgctgtaatagtttcaggtgaacagtgaagggactcagccataaatatacatgtatccattctcccccaaactcccctcccatccaggctgccacataacattgagcagagttccatgtgctatacagtaggttcttccattttaaatacagtactGTGTACAAACCACAAATATTTACCATTCTGCCTTTCTGTCTGCATGTTATCACTTTAATCCCTAGTCCTGGTTCAGGGTCGTTCTCTTTTCTTAGACATCCTGGAGAATAAAGAGGAATTCCGCTTCTGGATGATTCACCTTCCAGACACATCCCAGTCATTTAGCCTGGTACAGTGCTTCAAACAGCTCATGAGTACAGAAAGTGATTACTGTACTTAGTTTCCCCAGATGTATGGGCTCCCCCCTTCATTTCTGAACTGGACTCCTTTGTTTGGAAGAACACAAAATTGAGACTTGAATTTAAGACACACCTTAACTCTCCCAACTATGTATAACTTTCCCAACTATGTATTCCTAAGGTAGTAAGGAAATATTTCCTTATCTATGATAGGAGGTTATCAATGTCAACCATCTTTCCCATTAGGCTATTGAAAAAATCAACTACAGTAGAATTAACAGATTGGAATTCTTGTGGTAACCATAGGAAGTTAATATAATACATCATTATCTCCATAATTATTGGCTAACATTATCCCTATGTTCTTACCTTTCCAATTTTTCCAGgccattttatattatttcactAATTAATTTTTGACTTCTACCTTCCTCCCACTTGTTTTTAAGTTCTAATTACTGATGTATTCTTCCTTAAATGTGCAggtctcattaaaaaaaacaaaaaacgctTCTAAACTCTGTATTACTATCTTTCATTAGCAATTTGATGCCTATCTTGCTCTACATCAAAAACTTTCCCCTTCATTCAGTAAAATTCAATCAAACTCTTTACCATGATCCATGATGATCCTCAATAGGAAATGCATATCATAATATAACCTAGTGTGCACATATAcatcttctctgtgtctgtgtgtattcaCATATAAACGAAACATTGACAAATAATACTTACTCTTATTACAGGCAGTGCATTCTGATGTCTTCATTCTAGCTTGATCTGtcccatttcattttatttaagtaaTATTAGTGGAGAGAGGAGCATCTACAATGTATTTTGACCAAATACTctataattgaaaattaaaatatttaactgaaGCCAATGCCTCAGCCTAACATCATTAGATTGTGTATCTGGGatagtgaaataaaattaaaatgctatttGAAAACTTAATAACATTggaattttattattaaacattGGTAATCATATTTAAACACTTGACACTTCAGAGAAAGGACATTTAGTCTTCATCGTAGCTGCTAGATTACTCTAGCAGTCACTAAAACACACACTTGGAGGTACTCGGTAGATAGGTTTCAAGTGAGAAGCTGATTTGTAGAGGAGCAAAATATCTTGAGAGTAACATCTCATTTTTCTctaacactttctttccttcataTTCTTTATTAGgtacatattaaaataatgtatactcTATATTGTCCTACACGATTTGAAATCATGCCGTAACTTGTGTGTAAAATTTGATAAGATTCATGGATTAAGTGGAATTAAGAAGCTAAAAATACCatgtttaaaagttgtttttatttagtattataaataaagaacactacataattttacaaatattagaATTATGATAGTTAATTTCCActattctttttttgtatatttaaactTTGGCTTTATACGTATATAATGTTCTTTCTAAAACTATCTAATAACCAACAAATTTCAATATTTATATGAagcattattttcctatttaactATTTAAAACTCTTAAATTTGTTCAGAAAATGAACAACTCTCACAATTACCATTATTTATTcttgtattttacttttataataataaaatatattcttcacTTAATAGAATTTTATGAATATAATATAATAGAATTTACCTTCTTAATAGAACTTATAGAATGTAAAGCATATAAAGCTATTTCAGTGTAATTCACAGACAGAATGATTCACTGCATTTGAAAACATAAGTGTAATCCAAACATATGTATATTGAacacataaatatacaaatagtACTCTTGCCTTATTCAGAGTACTGACGTTAGACTGACTAGAGATAATAACCTATGCTGTTACATGATCATTGTTAACCTACAAATTCAGAGATGTCAAAATATAGCATACAAGAATTTGAGGCATCAACTTTGTAGAGACTGAAAACCAAAGTAGCAATTCAACAGCAGGTTTTGACTAAATACCAAAAGCAAAGTAGAACTCTGAGTTATTCCTGGTGTGACCCACTAAACTTAGGAAAAATATGGGAGATGTGGATGCCATAAGGAATGCTGCATGCATGAGTGAGTGATGCTCCAAACTGCCTGAAACGGCAAAGTATCTGAGAAGAAAGTcccttatttctccttttattcttttatactatcatgtaagaattgaatcgccagtctatgtctgacacaggatacagcatgcttggggctggtgcatggggatgacccacagagatgttatagggagggaggtgggaggggggttcatgattgggaacgcatgtaagaattaaagattttaaaattaaaaaaataaaaaactaaaaaaaataaaaaataaattaaaaaataaaataaaataaaatagtagtaTGTGAACTGGCATTTTTCTGGTTATAAAAGTAATattgtgcacttgagaaaaaggtgaaattcattgtttgggggtgaaatgtcctatagatatcaattaggtctaactggtctattttatcgtttaaagtttgtgtttccttgttaattttctgtttagttgatctatccataggtgtgagtggggtgttaaagtctcccactattatagtgttattgttaatttcccctttcatacttgttagcatttgtcttacatattgcggtgctcctatgttggcggcatatatatttataattgttatgtcttcttcttggattgatcctttgatcattatgtagtgtccttctttgtctcttttcacagcctttgttttcaagtctattttatctgatatgagtattgctactcctgctttcttttggtctctatttgcatggaatatcttcttctagcccttcactttcagtctgtttgtgtcCCCTATTTagaggtgagtctcttgtagacaacatatatagggatcttggtTTTGtgttcattcagccagtctttgtcttttggttggggcattcaacccatttacatttaaggtaattattgataagtataatcccgttgccatttactctATTGTTTTGGGTTGgagtttatataccctttttgtgttttctgtctagagaatatcctttagcatttgttggagagctggtttcgtggtgctgaattctctcagcttttgcctgtctataaagcttttgatgtctccttcatatttgaatgagatccttgctgggtacagtaatctgggctgtaggttattttctttcatcactttaagtatgtcttgccattccctcctggcttgaagagtttctattgaa is a window of Ovis aries strain OAR_USU_Benz2616 breed Rambouillet chromosome 1, ARS-UI_Ramb_v3.0, whole genome shotgun sequence DNA encoding:
- the LOC101113975 gene encoding LOW QUALITY PROTEIN: olfactory receptor 10J1-like (The sequence of the model RefSeq protein was modified relative to this genomic sequence to represent the inferred CDS: inserted 2 bases in 2 codons) — protein: MRTANYTEIREFIFQGFSNFQEHQLXLFMVFLILYILTRAGNAIIVTAIHKDHHLHTPTCFFLSVLSTSETFYXLVIIPCMPFSLVGLSQSISLEGCGTQLFLFLCFAITNCLLLAVMGCGRYVAICNPPHYSVIMNWRVCAMLAFSVSATGFSLSLVQAILHINTIYDLMKKENHTLVSEFTFQGFSSFCEHQFTLFIMFFALYMLTLAGNIITVAIISLDHHLHTPMYFFLSVLSASETVYTVIIIPKMLCNLIGLSQSISLAGCATQMFFFITLAINNCFLLTAMGYDRYVAICHPLRYTVIMNRRVCIQLVWGACGIGLIVAMTQVTSVFRLPFCATKVAHFFCDIRPVMKLSCIDTTVNEILTLIISVLVILVPMGLVFISYILIISTILKIASAEGRKKAFATCASHLTVVIVHYGCASIAYLKPKSENSKGEDQLISVTYTVITPLLNPVVYTLRNKEAKEALLRAIGRKLS